Proteins encoded in a region of the Crassostrea angulata isolate pt1a10 unplaced genomic scaffold, ASM2561291v2 HiC_scaffold_65, whole genome shotgun sequence genome:
- the LOC128168878 gene encoding angiopoietin-1 receptor-like — protein sequence MTLTFDLYVFLFGQVNVALNKPAYILDQHNRGNNRTDASNAVDGRKSDLRWNGGQCAVSELKQTATWWVNLTTIHSIHNITIYFRTENDLQIFYGKWSIHYLGFSVYVSNTTDRTQGTLCYKDDNFTLHTIPAVFTTTCPVHGQYVIYYNERRPGVTYPRGYSTDVVSNLCEVEVYGCPGGFYGPYCSNACPDTNCYCHLETGTCQGCIPGYQGYLCKSACDRGYYGAECQQECRHCRDFTQCFHTNGSCLTGCEAGYHGQKCEAPCPYGLFGPDCREKCNGTCNGCNRFNGSCDSGCNPGWQGYECQDGNEEFSNT from the exons TTAATGTCGCCCTCAACAAACCAGCGTACATACTGGACCAACATAACCGGGGAAATAACAGAACTGACGCCAGTAACGCTGTAGACGGACGTAAATCAGACCTGAGATGGAATGGAGGTCAATGTGCTGTATCAGAATTAAAACAAACCGCCACCTGGTGGGTAAACCTGACCACCATCCACAGCATCCACAACATCACCATTTACTTCAGGACGGAGAATGATCTACAGA TCTTCTATGGTAAATGGTCAATTCACTACCTTGGATTCTCGGTGTACGTCTCCAACACAACAGACAGAACACAGGGAACACTGTGTTACAAGGACGACAACTTTACACTACACACCATACCTGCTGTCTTCACCACCACCTGTCCTGTACATGGACAAtacgtcatctactacaacgagAGACGACCAGGAGTTACCTACCCTAGAGGGTACTCTACAGATGTTGTCAGTAACCTCTGTGAAGTGGAAGTGTATG GATGTCCTGGAGGGTTTTACGGGCCTTACTGTTCTAACGCCTGTCCAGATACCAATTGTTACTGTCACTTAGAGACGGGCACCTGTCAGGGCTGCATACCTGGGTATCAAGGTTACCTGTGTAAATCAG CTTGTGATCGAGGATATTATGGTGCTGAGTGTCAACAAGAATGTAGACACTGCCGTGACTTTACTCAGTGCTTCCACACCAACGGATCATGCTTAACTGGGTGTGAAGCTGGTTATCATGGACAAAAATGTGAAGCAC cttgcCCATATGGATTGTTTGGACCGGATTGTCGAGAAAAATGTAACGGCACATGTAATGGTTGTAACAGATTCAATGGTTCCTGTGATTCTGGGTGTAACCCCGGATGGCAGGGATACGAATGTCAAGATGGTAATGAGGAATTTTCAAACACATAG